CATTACAAGGGCGCTGTTGCCAAAATAATCATCAGCAGTGGCAAAAAGGAACATCGGTGGTGTTTGTTTATCTATCGTCAGCTCCGGTGTCAGTTTACGCCCCTCTCCCTTGTCGAGATAAGCGGGATAGATCAGCATGCCGAAGGCTGGACGGGCAGAGAGCGAATCAGCTTTATCTACCGGCGTATAGGTTTTAACGTTATACTGCGTAGACGTTCTTGCTGTCAGGCTTCCGCCGGCAGAAAAACCCATCATGCCTATTTTTTCAGGGTCCAGCTTCCACTCTTTCGCGCGGCTGCGCACAATGCGCATGGCACGTTGTGCGTCCTGCAATGCGCCCGCCTCCTTTTTAGGTACACGGTACTGCAGCACAAACGCTGTATAGCCCAGCTGATTGAGCCATTTCGCAATTTCATAGCCTTCGAGGTTGATAGCCAGGATGCTGTAGCTACCGCCCGGACAAACGATCACGCCTATATTTTTAGCATGGGCCGGATTGGCAGGGTATACTTCCAATACAGGATCTGTCACGTCGGTAAGGCGTACAACGCTGTTGCTGGTATCCGGTGTGGCAACGGCGGGATGGCGCGCACCGGTTTCGCCGGGCACGGCGCCTGGCCATAAATGAATCGTTTCTTTGTGTTGGGCCTGAGTCATGGCGTAAGGTGCAAGCATCAGCATGAAGATAATAAACGGTTTCATAACGGGAATTTCGTGTGTGTATGTAGCAAATGTAATAAACCTTCCGCGCAAATAAAAGGACAGCCTTCCGAAGAAGACTGTCCCACATCTAATCACCACCGAAATATCTTTCCTTTTCCTTTCCGTTTAAATCGCTTTGAACGTGAGCACGATGGTACGTTGGGCCGGATCATCCTTGAAATGCCCTGTCCCTGTCACTTTATAACTGGTGTTGCTGATTTTTTCGGCGCGGTAGGTGCCTGTAAAATCATCATCTCCCCGCCCTTCGAGTGTACCATCTGCTTTGAGGTTCCAGTTGAAAGTCCGTCGCTGAGGATTTCCCGCAGCGCATTTGGTCGCGCCTTCGTCTTCAGCACCGGTGCCATCTGCAAAATATTCTGTAAAATCATCTTTCATGCATGCGGGAAAGACAGCGTAAATGTCTGTGATAACATGGCCTTCGCCATCGTCCATACCGGGATTGGCAGTGTATGCGGACAGTTGCCATTTTTTACCGATCAGGAATTCTTTGAAGGAAGGATCTTTGGGGTTGTCCTGTTTGTCTTTTTTGCAGTGGGCAAACAACAGCATACCTGCGATGGCACAAAACACCATCCCTGTTTTGGGGAACCATTTTTTCATGACTAAGTGTTTATTTATGATGATGCAAACCTACAATAGCCGGCAGGCCCGGGCTTCAGTAGAAACACTTAATTGAAAAAACAGGCAGTTAATGCAGGCAGGACGTGGGCTGTCCTGCCTGCAGGGAATAGCTTATTTAACGCATTGGAGCCAGGCTTCCGCCATCAGTTGAGCGCCCGCCACGCTGGGATGCACGCCGTCCGGCGTCCAGTAGGCCGCAGGTGCTGCCTGAATGGCTTTGTCATAAATAGCCTGATAAGGAATAAAGACCGCTTTGTATTTGTCGGCCAGCTCCCGGGCGGCCGCACGGTATTCATTAAACGTAGGGTACCATTTGTCGTCGACTGCTTTCACGCCCTTGACGGCATATGGCTCACCGATGATGAGTTGCACGTCAGGCAAAGCCTGTTTGGTGCGGTCCAGCAGTTTGTCATAGTCATCGCGGTACACTTTGGAGGTACCTTTATAATTACCATTAAGCGTGTGCCAGAAATCATTCACGCCTACCAGGATGCTGAGCACGTCCGGCTTCAGTTGCAGGCAATCTGCATCCCAGCGCTCAGCCAGCTGGAATACTTTATTGCCGCTGATACCTTTGTTGTAAAACTTCAGGTTATCACCCGGCCGTTTCAGCAGCAGATGTGCGGCTGCCAGGTGCGGATATCCGCCCCCTAACGCAGCGCCGTTATTGGCGTCCATGGCATCGCGCTTGCGGCCCACATCAGTAATGGAATCGCCCTGGAAGAGAATAACGCCTTCTTTTTTAAGCGTCACTTTTTTGCTTTTGTCAGCAGACACGGCAGCGGACACGATATGGGGAATACTGACAGCTGCCAGGGTTCCCATGGATACGTTTTTCAGGAAATTTCGACGGTTCGATGAATTCATAACGGATTTTTAAAATAATAAAGGGCTTCGCCGCATAACCCGGGAAGCCCTTAAATCTATAAAAAGATTCTGATTTTTTATACAAAAGCGCTGAAACCGGTGATAGCCCTTCCGACAATGAGAGAATTGATTTCTTTGGTGCCTTCATAAGAATAAATAGCTTCCGCGTCCGCCACAAACCGGGCCACATTGTATTCCAGCAGGATACCGTTGCCACCCATCACTTCCCGGGCGCCCCTCACTACATCGCGGGTACGCAGCGTACAGAATACTTTGGCCAGGGAGGCATGCTCGTCTTTCAAACCACCTTCGTCCTGTATCTCTGACAACCGGTACACCATGGTCTGCATAGCTGTGAGGTTGGACAACATCTCCACCAGGTGCCCCTGTATCAACTGAAAAGAGGCAATGGGTTTGCCGAACTGCTCACGGGTACGGGTATACGCCAATGCGTTCTCGTATGCGCCACGGGCGCATCCTACTGCTTCCCAGGCAACACTGGCCCTTGTCATACGGAGCACGCGGCTCGTATCGCGGAAACTGTTGGCCCGCTGCAACCGGTCAGACTCGGCCACCCGGCAGTCTTTCATCGTTATCAGCCCATTCTGCACAATGCGTAGCGCCATTTTATCGTGCATCTTTTCTACCGATAATCCCGGCGTGCCTTTCCTGAGCAGGAAACCCTTTACCTGGTTGTCGTCCACGTCCCGCGCCCATATCACGATCACATCTGCGAAGGTGGCGTTGCCGATCCATTTTTTCTGGCCGTTCAGCACCCAGGTATCCCCTTCCCGTTTAGCCGTGGTAGTGAGGCCTCCGGCAGCACCTGACCCTACTTCCGGCTCTGTGAGCCCGAAAGCTCCGATGGTATTCAGTTGTTGCATGCCCGGCAGCCATTCGTCTTTCTGGGATTCGGACCCCAGCATGTAAATAGCGCCCATGGCCAGGCCGCTTTGCACGCCGAAGAACGTAGCAATGGAAGCATCCACCCGTGCCATCTCCATGGCGATGATGCCTTCCATCAGGTAACTGCGGTTAGGGCAACCATACCCATCGTAGGTCACGCCGCAAATATTCAGTTCCCTGAATTTGGGAATGATCTCAAACGGAAATTCGGCTTTAAGCCAGTATTCATTGACGATAGGCTGTATCTCTTTCTCCATAAAGGCACGTACCTTCAGCTGCAGCGCCCGGTCTTCCGCATTCAGGCGGCTGCTGATATCATAAAAATCACCATCCACCGGCGGCAGTTTTTTCTTGCTGCCTCTGCTGGTCAACATTTTCATCAGTCCATTCAGCTGGTTGTCATCCATTTTAGCGACAGACGCCATCACCTGCGGGAGATCTACTTTCTCCGACAGCTTCGCCAGCATTTTAAAATCTATGCTCTTCAACAGCTGATAGGCGTTCTTCAGTTTTGTGAAAGTTCCGGACATACTACATGGTTTTATGTGAAAATACGAATTGCGGGCCAAAGCAGAAACGATGCAAGTATCGTTCCCGCTTTGGCCCGCTGCCAAATTGATGTGTTATATGTTTTACGGCTTGATGAACTTCCCTTCCGGCGTCACCTGTAAAATGGTTTCTCCCAGCTGAATAGTGACCGGCCCTGTTAAATTGGTCGCAGGATATGCTTTGTCGTCTCCTCCTTCCAGCGGTATCTTCACCGCCTGGTAGGCCGAAGCTTCCGGATAGTTGTATAATACGTACCGGTCAAGCACCTTTTTGGTATCGTCTGTTGTAAACAGCTCCGCCAGCTGTTGTTGGCCATGTTGATAAACGTGTACCCACACCATTATCCCAAAGGGCATGCGGTCCTGTATGCCAAACAATATTTCTGTAATATGCTCCCCTTCTTTTTTTGCGAGCTGTTCTTTGTTGTGTTCAAATATTGCTTTAAGTGCGGGAAGGGAATACCCGGGAACTGCAAAGGTGATACCGCGGATTTCCGGTTGAAACTTCCCTTCGGCGTCCAGGCGATAAGTGACGAGCCTTGTCTCTGTGCTGGTCAGCTCCCAGGAGGCCATTTCGCCATCGTTCACATTCGATTCTTCTACAGTAATACTTCCGTCCTGCTGAATTTCCGCTTTCCGCCAACGCCGTTCAATCCCCTCCCCTGAAAGTCTTCCGTACAAGGTCTTCTGGTCGGTGACGCTGCCGTCAGCCTTGCAGGCCGCCACCTGCACGGCGGTGTCCAGGTCTGCTCCGTCATCATTGGCAGGCGCATAAGCGTATAGCAGTAACAGTGGTTTTCCCGGAGCGGTAACCTTGCCATAATGGAACATATTCAACTTGTCATAGCCGATTACTTCCTCATAGGAAAACCAGGGAGAAAGATGTGATACTTCCCGAAGCTTTGCGAATACAGGGCTGACTACGGTGAATGGCAGCTGTAAAGCAGGGAAACGGGAAGCGTATTCTTCAAACCCGCCCTTTTCTATAGGTAAAGCCCGGATATCTCCTGCGGCTGTGAGTACATACTGCCGCACTTCGGATTTGCCCTGGGGGCGGGCTTCCCTTACTTCAATAGTGGAATCATTGAACAACACAGGCCAGCTGCGCAAATCCTCGGACCCGCCGGCAGCCGTCAAACGGAGGCCACCCACTTCCTGGCGGGAAATTTCTTTTCCATCAGGCGTAAACGTGACCAGCAACTGTGATGACAGTATCTGGCCTTCCGCATCAAATTCATATTCTGCCAGAACAGGGATGAACTTCCGGGTACCCTCCAGTTTTCCGGCAGAAAACTTTTTAAATTTCCGGTCACCGAGCGGGCCGGGAGCTGTCTCCCTGACCAGATAGAATGAACCATTCTCCGATTTTATGACCGGCAACTTCTCCAGCCATGATTTTATTTCGGCCGTATTGGCCCGGGTGCTGTCAGTCCCTGTTTGCTGGTGGCCCTTTTCAGGAGTGCCACAGGCAAACAGGAACAGCGAGGTTAACAAAGGCAGATAATATCTCATGTGGCTGATTATTAGTTACGCACTTCAAACTTTCCCTGTGGCGTAATCACGATTAGTTTGTCTTTCAGGGTCATCATCGCCGGGCCTTCCAGCGTTAATTTTTTCGCAGCGCTGTCATCTTTTTCTATTTCACCTTCCACCGAAATATTATCATGAGCGGAGGCTTTCTCATAAGGTATTTTCTTCAGGTTGTTATAGGCCACATAACGGTCCAGCACCCGAAGGTCGGTACCTACGGTGTAGATTTCCACCAGCTGCTCCGTACCGTTATCGTACACATGCAACCGCACATAAATGGTTTCATTTCCGGGAATGGTAAACATTGACTGATCAAATTCCGTGTCCATTTCCATGGTGCCGTTGTAGTTGTTCCTCCTGGACGCCAGCAGTTCTTTCAGGTCTGCCGGAGTAAAGTCGTCAGCAATAAAATTCCTGCCCACCAGCTGCCGCTTGAATTTTGCGCCTCCGGCCGGGATATATTTCATATCGTCTTCCAGCCGGTATGTAAAGAACAGATCTCCGCCAACACCTTCATCGTTGGTTTCTTCTGTTACCGTGATGGTGCCATCTGCAGCGATAGCCGCATGGCTGGCAGATTCATAGATCCCTTCAGAACCGGTGTAACCGTTCAGTCTTACACTACTGCTTTCTTTCCCGTCGGGCGTATAATACACCAGCTGCACCGTGGAATCCATTACAGACTCTCCGCTTTCCAGCGGTCCTGCCGAATACAGCAGGTAAACACCTTTTCCGGGAACATTTATTCTCCCATAGTGGTACAATTTGATTTTCTCGAAATAAATCAGCTCACTGAAATCGTAGTAGGGCGTAAGCAAAGATACGGGCTGTAAACCGGTCATGTTCCATTGAACGGTGAAAGGTGTTGCCAGTGTTTTAAAGCGGCTGGCGTAAGTATCAAAAGGAATGGTTTCCTGCGGCACCGCTTCCACCAATCCCTGACCGGTAATACGGAATTGTTTTATACGGGCTTTGCTTTCTCCGTCAGTAGCGTCCTTCTTCCGGGTGTACCAGCTTTCCTTCACCCAGAAGGTACTGTCGTTGATAAACTCCGGCCATTTATGCACAGCATTGCTTTCGCCGTTTTTGGTTTCTTCTTTGTCCATACCTATCTCCTGTCGGGCAATTTCTTTCCCTTCAGGGCTATAGATCAGCAACAACATGACAGACGTCTGGTCGTCTTTCTTATACATACATTGCGCTGCAATGGCGATATAGTTTTTCTGCCTGGACAAAATACCGGCAGAAACACTGTAAAAACCGCTTTGCGCAAAAGGTCCGAGGGTGCTGTCAATATTTTCCAGGCCATAGCTGTACAACGGCATTTCCACGGGTTTCAGATGCTTCAGCCATCCTTTAAAATCAAAAGCAACGGTTTTAACACTGTCGGCAACAGGTTCTTTGGCGGCGCCGCTATTATTACATGAAAAGAATGCCATTGCCGGCACCAGGATTAACAGACTCGCTAATCTTCTCATAGGGAGGTTTTTTGGGGTGGCAAGATAATAAATAATGTGATATATCAGTCTAAATGAAAACCGTGAAAAACAACCTAACAGCAAACCCTGAACGAAATCCTCCCGGGACGGTCCCGTTCAGGGCAAGATGCTTATCAGGGGGTGATGGTAAAATTTTTACGCAGCCGGATATCCTCCGAAGAACTGCCGACCTGCACTTCAAATTCTCCTGGCTCTACAGTGTACTGCATATGTTTGTCCAGCAGCGCCAGGTGATCGGGATGCAGGGTAAACTGCACGGTTTTCCTTTCGCCCGGTCCCAGCGTGACTCTTTCGAAGCCACGAAGCTGCATCACGTAGGTGGTCACACTGCTGACTTTATCTTTTATATAGAGCTGTACCACCTCATCCCCTTTTCGTTTACCCGTGTTGGTTACCTCCATGCTTACCAGGATATCGCCCTGCGGGGATTGTTTTTCGGGAGATACCTGCAGGTTGTTATAAGCGAACGACGTGTAGCTGAGGCCATATCCGAAAGGATACAGCGGACCATTCACGCTCGTACGCCCGAAGCCGTTGTTGCCAGAGGAAGGCTGTCCGGCATGTGATCCCGGTTTGTACGGAAAGTTCAGTTCAATCTGCCCCAGGGACTTAGGGAATGTCACCGACAGGCGGCCGCCGGGGTTATAATCTCCGAAGAGCGTTTCAGCGATGGCAGTGCCTCCCTGCGGCCCGGGGAACCAGGCTTCCAGGATGGCAGGCAGGTGCTGCTGTTCCCAGTTGATGGTAAGCGGCTGGCCGTTGATCAGCACTGCTATGACCGGTTTGCCGGTGGCATGAAGCGCCTGTAACAGCTGTAACTGGCGGCCGGGCAGGGAAAGGTCTGTGCGGGAAAGGCTCTCTCCCACCCGTTTTTCATCTTCGCCCACTACGGCAATGATCACGTCCGACTGGCGGGCCAGGGCCACGGCTTCCGCAATGCCGGCCTGTTCGGCGCTGTCCGGCGGCGTGGGAATGATTTCCGTGCCGGGCCATCCGGGATTGACGATATCACAACCTTTGGCGTATTGTA
This window of the Chitinophaga varians genome carries:
- a CDS encoding alpha/beta hydrolase; amino-acid sequence: MKPFIIFMLMLAPYAMTQAQHKETIHLWPGAVPGETGARHPAVATPDTSNSVVRLTDVTDPVLEVYPANPAHAKNIGVIVCPGGSYSILAINLEGYEIAKWLNQLGYTAFVLQYRVPKKEAGALQDAQRAMRIVRSRAKEWKLDPEKIGMMGFSAGGSLTARTSTQYNVKTYTPVDKADSLSARPAFGMLIYPAYLDKGEGRKLTPELTIDKQTPPMFLFATADDYFGNSALVMAGALRDAGVAVELHFYAKGGHGYGLRPGNSAAEVWPSLAAKWMEHLNIR
- a CDS encoding acyl-CoA dehydrogenase family protein; its protein translation is MSGTFTKLKNAYQLLKSIDFKMLAKLSEKVDLPQVMASVAKMDDNQLNGLMKMLTSRGSKKKLPPVDGDFYDISSRLNAEDRALQLKVRAFMEKEIQPIVNEYWLKAEFPFEIIPKFRELNICGVTYDGYGCPNRSYLMEGIIAMEMARVDASIATFFGVQSGLAMGAIYMLGSESQKDEWLPGMQQLNTIGAFGLTEPEVGSGAAGGLTTTAKREGDTWVLNGQKKWIGNATFADVIVIWARDVDDNQVKGFLLRKGTPGLSVEKMHDKMALRIVQNGLITMKDCRVAESDRLQRANSFRDTSRVLRMTRASVAWEAVGCARGAYENALAYTRTREQFGKPIASFQLIQGHLVEMLSNLTAMQTMVYRLSEIQDEGGLKDEHASLAKVFCTLRTRDVVRGAREVMGGNGILLEYNVARFVADAEAIYSYEGTKEINSLIVGRAITGFSAFV
- a CDS encoding SGNH/GDSL hydrolase family protein — its product is MNSSNRRNFLKNVSMGTLAAVSIPHIVSAAVSADKSKKVTLKKEGVILFQGDSITDVGRKRDAMDANNGAALGGGYPHLAAAHLLLKRPGDNLKFYNKGISGNKVFQLAERWDADCLQLKPDVLSILVGVNDFWHTLNGNYKGTSKVYRDDYDKLLDRTKQALPDVQLIIGEPYAVKGVKAVDDKWYPTFNEYRAAARELADKYKAVFIPYQAIYDKAIQAAPAAYWTPDGVHPSVAGAQLMAEAWLQCVK